The following are from one region of the Dreissena polymorpha isolate Duluth1 chromosome 2, UMN_Dpol_1.0, whole genome shotgun sequence genome:
- the LOC127867623 gene encoding uncharacterized protein LOC127867623: MSANPYRFSLVSIKGCVFHWVQSVWRKVQELGLATAYRNNQAIHQYVRQLMALPFLPAGNITETFHHLQARANSVQLTQLVDYVNRQWINNAIFRVEDWSVFRRSIRTNNDVEGWHHLLNSQAHHGAVPFYVLVPALRKEAELVDISVQSSNLDREQRSSTVNARLEEYWTKYSNGEVSTSTFLKTVSHLYGPSE, from the exons aTGTCCGCAAATCCATATAGATTTTCTTTAGTAAGCATAAAAGGATGTGTCTTCCACTGGGTGCAGTCTGTGTGGCGGAAAGTACAGGAGTTAGGCCTAGCCACCGCCTACCGAAACAACCAGGCCATCCACCAGTATGTTCGGCAGTTGATGGCGTTGCCGTTCCTGCCTGCCGGAAACATAACTGAGACGTTCCACCATCTTCAGGCCCGTGCAAACTCCGTCCAACTGACGCAGCTAGTGGACTACGTCAATCGTCAATGGATAAACAACGCCATCTTTCGGGTGGAAGATTGGAGCGTCTTCAGGCGTTCGATTAGAACAAATAATGATGTAGAAG GCTGGCATCATCTACTCAACAGCCAGGCACATCATGGCGCAGTGCCCTTCTATGTGCTGGTACCAGCCCTGCGCAAGGAAGCCGAGTTGGTGGACATCAGCGTGCAGTCTTCCAATCTGGATCGTGAGCAGCGTTCATCAACCGTCAACGCACGCCTGGAAGAATACTGGACAAAGTATTCGAATGGTGAAGTGTCCACTTCCACCTTTTTGAAGACTGTTTCACACTTGTATGGACCATCTGAGTGA
- the LOC127867622 gene encoding nucleolar protein 12-like isoform X2 produces the protein MGFNKKKRLPRKNRKTKSILVFDESARKEYLTGFKKRKDVRRKKAQEQVEKMIKEDRKLLKQKTKEFEQVKTRYQQPAIDLEELVDKHVTELPEHTVTVTDISEIDLAGHAGTRLGQNKFAPLSTEDDEVDEDDVDDDSEGEKAVPGISVHKHDKAIKTIKNKIFKTSKHLKKKKSKQGKTKRLLSKKAKHRKKLSAN, from the exons ATGGGGTTCAATAAAAAGAAACGATTGCCAAGAAAGAATCGAAAGACAAAATCGATTCTGGTGTTCGATGAAAGTGCTAGAAA AGAGTATTTAACAGGCTTCAAGAAAAGAAAAGATGTCCGGAGAAAGAAGGCTCAAGAGCAGGTGGAGAAAATGATAAAAGAAGACAGAAAATTGCTCAAACAAAAG ACTAAGGAGTTTGAGCAAGTGAAGACCAGGTATCAACAGCCGGCGATAGATCTCGAGGAGCTTGTGGACAAACATGTAACAGAGCTACCTGAGCACACAGTGACGGTCACTGACATATCGGAAATAGACTTGGCTGGACATGCAGGAACACGGCTGGGGCAAAACAAG TTTGCCCCCTTGAGTACAGAGGATGATGAGGTTGATGAGGATGATGTAGATGATGACAGTGAAGGAGAAAAGGCAGTGCCTGGAATCTCAGTACATAAACATGATAAAGCAATCAA GACTATAAAGAACAAGATCTTTAAAACATCCAAACATCTGAAGAAGAAAAAGTCCAAGCAAGGCAAAACTAAAAGACTTTTGTCAAAGAAGGCTAAGCATAGAAAGAAACTGTCAGCAAATTAG
- the LOC127867622 gene encoding nucleolar protein 12-like isoform X1 → MGFNKKKRLPRKNRKTKSILVFDESARKEYLTGFKKRKDVRRKKAQEQVEKMIKEDRKLLKQKTKEFEQVKTRYQQPAIDLEELVDKHVTELPEHTVTVTDISEIDLAGHAGTRLGQNKVGLEKLFAPLSTEDDEVDEDDVDDDSEGEKAVPGISVHKHDKAIKTIKNKIFKTSKHLKKKKSKQGKTKRLLSKKAKHRKKLSAN, encoded by the exons ATGGGGTTCAATAAAAAGAAACGATTGCCAAGAAAGAATCGAAAGACAAAATCGATTCTGGTGTTCGATGAAAGTGCTAGAAA AGAGTATTTAACAGGCTTCAAGAAAAGAAAAGATGTCCGGAGAAAGAAGGCTCAAGAGCAGGTGGAGAAAATGATAAAAGAAGACAGAAAATTGCTCAAACAAAAG ACTAAGGAGTTTGAGCAAGTGAAGACCAGGTATCAACAGCCGGCGATAGATCTCGAGGAGCTTGTGGACAAACATGTAACAGAGCTACCTGAGCACACAGTGACGGTCACTGACATATCGGAAATAGACTTGGCTGGACATGCAGGAACACGGCTGGGGCAAAACAAGGTTGGACTTGAAAAATTG TTTGCCCCCTTGAGTACAGAGGATGATGAGGTTGATGAGGATGATGTAGATGATGACAGTGAAGGAGAAAAGGCAGTGCCTGGAATCTCAGTACATAAACATGATAAAGCAATCAA GACTATAAAGAACAAGATCTTTAAAACATCCAAACATCTGAAGAAGAAAAAGTCCAAGCAAGGCAAAACTAAAAGACTTTTGTCAAAGAAGGCTAAGCATAGAAAGAAACTGTCAGCAAATTAG